From the Maniola jurtina chromosome Z, ilManJurt1.1, whole genome shotgun sequence genome, one window contains:
- the LOC123880247 gene encoding uncharacterized protein LOC123880247 has translation MNGRVNGTMEESTELSHVASPENSHTDETNKEEDTLQKLIHSNTETTNDEDSEPVENNSNNISQVAISNGIVDHEPDKLSNDTAQMPQQESIDNATEIHCDTSCTELSSDSVYSPKESHIEHVVLDDSDPLKDCNVNYKNEERNDSHHEISDESESSNDEECSEVIAEQKGKETESFKVDSDIDDSSKESENPSKGAPLKEWPDGQNPNSKDCSSPEVQEIVESCIIADEEEPKPIKENKPPLRRSSRAIKRKRYDGQDMENGDDDSDIEEVIVPDFKRNDSRRKSKAIIINNTKTLVEMASKPMRSGHQKKENTVVILDTHRESSIRGPMMRKNPMALNNTPLSAQNLYQSILARGTTVTPVSSKNLPQQTHTQSSVTQSTVTQSTVTQSNVQPPQPAILPSLTDDMFVVEAPSFIVPYVYEKPSVKPFREFVDELGKELAAQKAKEEEQEKEKELAEKTKDSGEEASGTEIKGTKETVEEGENKNAKAEENAIEDEDAKKKKEVRKERRRRKRDDDDASWDGSLDSDDDDICSDEEDAVVIKDKADSIDDIKDVTDLTVDKIITGKSDNYFDMTLGKFFMDIGLNLVQGFVQNDLLKQQNRKLHREKKGGHSTKSTETSIALLMKNLDISKEHNAPYKFKQVKCEFCTFKCESLLVMSHHLETPHMKNNVYKCNFCEYDSKSPHDILFHMESEHKTRGRLERAPAYHQCANCPFEDNGKGKLARHQIACAKKFKPEFNLSPPIEWEPPAKIPKMARARNQMLGSYQNVFNKGQNVSNNFGRPIMNNFGSNSTYRPRGRSPMGVPTRPTPILGIPIIRSGVSGRHSNPAQMASNFAGNNEKNMPKSMYQPSISITPLPRQPQPIQPPPPSQQNKSTCVICEICDGYIKDLEQLRNHMQWIHKVKIHPKMIYNRPPLNCQKCQFRFFTDQGLERHLLGSHGLVTSSMQEAANKGKDAGRCPVCGRVYQWKLLNHVARDHKLPLKPAHLSYKCTVCTATFGMYKQFENHVYSKHSVVAKRVMDKGQTAATPVKSGQSLLKPLKINDEITIIPQPVKSTADK, from the exons ATGAATGGGAGAGTAAATGGCACCATGGAGGAGTCAACCGAGTTGTCTCATGTCGCCTCTCCTGAGAACTCTCATACGGATGAGACCAATAAAGAGGAAGACACATTACAAAAACTGATTCATAGCAACACAGAGACCACTAATGATGAAGACAGTGAACCCGTAGAAAATAACTCCAACAATATATCCCAAGTTGCAATCAGTAATGGCATTGTGGACCACGAACCAGATAAACTTAGTAATGATACTGCACAGATGCCTCAACAAGAGAGTATAGATAATGCCACAGAAATTCACTGTGATACAAGTTGTACTGAATTGAGCTCCGACTCAGTATATAGTCCAAAAGAATCACACATTGAACATGTAGTTCTGGATGATTCAGATCCCCTGAAGGATTGTAATGTGAACTATAAGAACGAAGAAAGAAATGATTCTCATCATGag ATATCTGATGAATCAGAATCTTCAAACGATGAAGAATGTTCTGAAGTAATAGCTGAGCAAAAAGGAAAAGAAACAGAAAGCTTCAAGGTAGATTCAGACATAGATGACTCCTCAAAAGAAAGTGAAAATCCTAGTAAAGGTGCACCATTAAAAGAATGGCCAGATGGCCAAAATCCAAACTCTAAAGACTGTTCCAGTCCTGAAGTACAAGAAATAGTGGAAAGCTGCATTATCGCAGACGAGGAAGAACCTAAAcccataaaagaaaataaaccaCCACTACGTAGAAGTAGCAGGGCTATTAAACGGAAAAGATATGATGGTCAAGATATGGAGAATGGAGATGACGATTCAGACATTGAAGAAGTTATCGTGCCCGATTTTAAACGCAACGATTCAAGACGAAAATCAAAAGCTATCATCATCAACAATACTAAAACTTTAGTTGAGATGGCATCCAAACCGATGAGATCAGGACATCAGAAAAAGGAAAACACGGTAGTTATACTGGATACACATCGTGAATCTTCTATTAGGGGTCCAATGATGCGAAAAAATCCAATGGCTTTGAATAATACACCATTGAGTGCACAAAACTTGTACCAGAGTATCCTAGCCCGTGGTACGACTGTAACTCCAGTGAGTAGTAAAAATCTGCCACagcagacacatacacagagtTCTGTTACACAAAGTACTGTTACACAAAGTACTGTTACACAGAGCAATGTGCAACCCCCACAACCTGCAATATTGCCATCATTAACAGATGACATGTTTGTTGTCGAAGCACCTTCGTTTATTGTACCCTATGTATATGAGAAACCATCAGTTAAACCGTTTAGAGAATTCGTTGATGAGTTAGGTAAAGAATTAGCAGCGCAAAAAGCTAAAGAAGAGGAACAAGAGAAGGAAAAAGAATTGGCAGAGAAAACTAAAGATTCTGGAGAGGAGGCATCTGGCACAGAAATAAAAGGAACAAAAGAGACAGTTGAAGAGGGCGAGAATAAAAATGCCAAAGCTGAAGAAAATGCGATAGAAGATGAAGAtgcaaaaaagaaaaaggaagtAAGAAAAG aacgCCGCCGTCGTAAACGTGATGATGACGACGCGTCCTGGGATGGCTCTTTGGAttccgatgatgatgatatttgtAGTGATGAAGAAGACGCTGTCGTTATAAAAGACAAAGCGGACTCTATTGATGACATAAAAGATGTGACAGATTTGACAGTAGATAAGATAATCACTGGAAAGTCAGATAACTACTTTGACATGACACTCGGCAAATTTTTCATGGATATTGGCCTAAATTTAGTCCAAGGATTTGTTCAAAACGATTTGTTAAAGCAACAAAATAGAAAACTGCACAGAGAAAAGAAAGGCGGACATAGTACAAAATCTACGGAGACGTCCATCGCTTTGCTAATGAAAAATTTAGATATCAGCAAGGAACATAATGCACCATATAAATTTAAACAGGTTAAATGCGAATTTTGTACTTTTAAATGTGAGTCGTTATTAGTTATGTCACATCATCTGGAGACTCCACATatgaaaaataatgtttataaaTGCAACTTTTGCGAATATGACAGTAAAAGTCCTCACGATATATTGTTTCATATGGAATCAGAGCATAAAACACGTGGGAGGTTGGAAAGAGCGCCGGCTTACCACCAATGTGCGAACTGTCCGTTTGAAGACAACGGTAAAGGCAAACTTGCGCGTCATCAAATAGCGTGCGCTAAAAAGTTCAAACCAGAGTTCAATTTGTCACCACCAATAGAATGGGAGCCACCTGCGAAAATACCAAAG ATGGCGCGAGCTCGCAATCAAATGCTAGGGTCATATCAAAATGTGTTCAACAAGGGTCAAAATGTTAGCAATAATTTTGGACGGCCTATTATGAACAACTTTGGTTCTAATTCTACGTATCGTCCAAGGGGGCGTTCACCTATGGGTGTCCCAACACGACCGACTCCTATACTGGGCATACCAATCATCCGCAGTGGAGTGAGTGGAAGGCATAGTAATCCTGCGCAAATGGCTTCAAACTTCGCCGGG AATAATGAAAAGAATATGCCCAAGTCAATGTACCAGCCATCGATTTCCATCACACCGTTGCCGAGACAGCCCCAGCCGATTCAGCCTCCGCCGCCAAGTCAGCAGAATAAGAGCACTTGCGTCATCTGTGAAATCTGCGATGGCTACATTAAGGACTTGGAACAGCTCCGAAACCATATGCAGTGGATACACAAAGTCAAAATCCATCCCAAAATGATTTACAACAGGCCTCCACTGAATTGTCAAAAGTGCCAGTTTAG GTTCTTCACTGACCAGGGGTTGGAGAGGCATCTGCTGGGGTCTCACGGTTTGGTCACAAGTTCCATGCAAGAAGCGGCAAACAAGGGCAAGGACGCCGGTCGCTGCCCCGTGTGTGGAAGG GTTTATCAATGGAAGCTTCTTAACCATGTTGCAAGAGATCACAAGCTCCCATTGAAGCCGGCTCATCTCTCATACAAGTGCACTGTATGCACTGCAACATTTGGAATGTACAAACAGTTTGAGAACCACGTGTACTCGAAGCACAGTGTTGTTGCTAAACGAGTGATGGACAAAGGCCAGACAGCGGCCACCCCGGTCAAGAGTGGCCAGTCATTACTCAAGCCTCTTAAGATAAACGATGAGATCACTATTATACCGCAGCCTGTGAAGTCTACGGCTGACAAATAG
- the LOC123880249 gene encoding ER degradation-enhancing alpha-mannosidase-like protein 3: protein MSIYYFLVVLVFTIEYVTTEEETLLGMTRAERLSLREESRNMFYHAYDAYMDNAYPADELMPLSCKGRWRGVTPSRGDMDDVLGNFSLTLVDSLDTLVVMGDFSEFSRAVKLIINDVTFDHDIIVSVFETNIRVLGGLLSAHVLATTLKYEVPVLQWYNGELLAMAEDLGRRLLPAFNTSTGIPHGRINLRHGIKGLSESRETCTACAGTMILEMAALSRLTGQPLFEQKAHRAMDRLWKIRHRASDLMGTVINIHNGDWVRKDSGVGAGIDSYYEYCLKAYILLGDEKYLARFNRHYNAVMKYISRGPIMLAVHMHRPHLQSRNFMDALLAFWPGLQVLLGDVRPAVETHEMLYQVMQRHTFIPEAFTSDFQVHWGQHPLRPEFLESTYFLHRATGDDHYLQVGKMVLKALQQHTRVPCGYAAVNDVRTRVQEDRMDSFVLAETFKYLYMLFGDDKDLPVKLEDYVLTTEAHFLPLSLATNGRNSTHLNIKIDDDDEDKYRKTCPNTASLVAEKLRQPMRQMLGSTAARPPARLRPLNDPRQIHALSDMGISVLTLPDGRVQLLYTTNTARSARDAAEGLTFMREMSKWNTLGDTENGVVAAGVKINDKIFPAGPGHFGKDISGTDRYVGTPVFVTPIDACTAVENKEEIEGKFAIATRGQCTFAQKVRFIQEAGATFALILDNVKDSSYETTALFAMSGDGKDDIDIPAVFLYSLEGLYLTEALRDDPELTVVIGELRSMKQEFENFCDNESCEPITNANILPGDKESFDHLRKVLSQLVAQFELSLSNEDPSLKTCSDNTQDVYVAKEFVSEDTCEQNVSTVSNDVKEDTKSSGKHTNDAEKNKSGDF, encoded by the exons ATGTCCATTTACTATTTCTTAGTGGTACTTGTTTTTACAATTGAATATGTGACTACAGAAGAAGAAACTTTACTAGGAATGACGAGAGCAGAAAGATTGAGTCTAAG gGAAGAATCCCGTAACATGTTCTACCATGCCTATGATGCATACATGGACAATGCCTACCCAGCAGATGAGTTAATGCCTCTCAGTTGTAAAGGTAGATGGAGAGGAGTCACACCAAGTCGGGGAGACATGGACGATGTCCTTGGAAA TTTCTCCTTAACGCTGGTGGACAGTCTAGACACTCTGGTGGTAATGGGTGACTTCTCAGAGTTTAGTCGAGCTGTAAAGTTGATCATCAATGACGTCACTTTCGACCACGACATCATCGTGTCTGTCTTCGAGACCAACATACGTGTGCTGGG TGGTCTTCTATCAGCTCATGTTTTGGCGACGACTTTGAAATACGAAGTACCGGTTTTACAATGGTACAATGGAGAATTGTTAGCAATGGCTGAAGATCTCGGGCGGAGGCTTTTACCAGCATTCAATACATCCACTGGCATTCCGCATGGACGT ATAAACCTTCGCCATGGAATAAAAGGTCTCTCGGAGTCAAGGGAGACATGCACTGCTTGTGCCGGGACCATGATTTTGGAAATGGCGGCACTCTCTCGTCTCACTGGCCAGCCTTTATTCGAACAGAAGGCCCACAGAGCTATGGACCGACTGTGGAAAATCAGACATAG AGCTTCAGATTTAATGGGCACAGTGATAAATATACACAATGGAGATTGGGTGAGAAAGGACTCTGGTGTTGGCGCTGGCATCGACTCCTACTATGAATACTGTTTAAAAGCATACATACTCCTTGGTGATGAAAAATATTTGGCTAGGTTCAATAGACACTACAATGCTGTTATGAAGTACATAAGCCGAGGTCCAATAATGCTGGCTGTTCATATGCATAG ACCTCATTTGCAATCGCGTAATTTCATGGACGCCCTACTCGCATTCTGGCCAGGACTGCAAGTGTTGTTAGGGGATGTACGCCCTGCGGTGGAAACTCACGAAATGCTGTATCAAGTGATGCAACGTCACACTTTCATACCAGAGGCTTTCACATCTGACTTTCAG gtCCATTGGGGTCAACATCCTCTGCGCCCGGAATTCTTGGAGTCCACATACTTTCTCCATCGGGCTACTGGGGACGACCATTACTTGCAAGTGGGCAAAATGGTCCTAAAGGCCTTGCAGCAACACACTAGAGTGCCTTGTGGCTATGCGGCAGTGAATGACGTCAGAACAAGAGTGCAAGAAGATAGGATGGACTCCTTCGTGCTGGCTGAAACCTTCAAATACTTGTACATGTTGTTCGGAGACGATAAAGACTTGCCCGTGAAACTGGAAGACTACGTTTTAACCACCGAGGCCCATTTCTTGCCGTTGTCTTTGGCCACTAACGGACGGAATAGCACGCATTTGAACATCAAAATTGATGACGACGACGAAGACAAGTATAGGAA AACGTGTCCCAATACGGCTTCCCTCGTGGCGGAGAAGCTGCGTCAGCCGATGCGGCAGATGCTGGGCTCGACGGCCGCGCGACCGCCCGCGCGTCTGCGTCCGCTCAATGACCCGCGCCAGATCCACGCGCTCTCCGACATGGGCATATCCGTGCTCACGTTGCCCGACGGCCGCGTGCAACTGCTCTACACCACCAACACT GCTAGATCAGCGAGAGATGCAGCTGAAGGTCTTACATTTATGCGCGAAATGTCCAAATGGAACACGTTGGGCGACACGGAGAATGGAGTTGTTGCCGCCGGAGTCAAAATCAACGACAAGATATTCCCAGCCGGCCCGGGGCATTTCGGGAAAGACATATCCGGAACAGACAGATATGTCGGGACACCCGTCTTTGTCACTCCCATAGACGCCTGCACTGCAGTGGAAAACAAAGAGGAAATAGAAGGAAAGTTTGCGATCGCAACGCGAGGTCAATGCACGTTCGCACAGAAAGTGCGCTTCATTCAAGAGGCCGGGGCGACGTTCGCGCTCATACTGGACAACGTCAAAGACTCCAGCTACGAAACCACCGCTCTGTTCGCCATGTCCGGGGACGGGAAGGACGACATTGATATCCCAGCCGTATTCCTCTACTCCCTAGAAGGCTTGTATTTGACTGAGGCGTTACGTGATGATCCCGAATTGACTGTGGTTATTGGCGAACTTAGGTCCATGAAACAGGAATTCGAAAATTTTTGCGACAACGAAAGTTGCGAACCCATCACTAACGCGAACATTTTACCCGGAGATAAGGAATCCTTCGACCACTTGAGAAAGGTCCTCAGTCAGCTAGTAGCTCAATTCGAGTTGTCTTTGTCGAACGAAGACCCGTCTCTCAAGACGTGCAGCGACAACACTCAGGATGTATACGTGGCCAAAGAGTTCGTGAGTGAGGATACGTGCGAACAGAACGTTTCGACGGTTAGCAATGACGTGAAAGAAGATACCAAATCTAGTGGCAAGCATACGAACGATGCGGAGAAGAATAAATCGGGTGATTTCTGA